The following proteins are encoded in a genomic region of Pelodictyon phaeoclathratiforme BU-1:
- a CDS encoding glycoside hydrolase family 65 protein, protein MVSGSLQEATDDRLVVKALLDLSAEEWLLRRKGFRNSEKSVQVNETLLTIGNGYLNIRGSLEELPPGNAGGMYVGGIYDKSEADVEELVKCPMWTDVSVWSDGCKFCMTTCKVLSHEQILDMKKGVLHRSTTLVNPAGQIVRLETARLVFMHDVHLGYMMVTVTPINFSGPIRVLSGLNGEVCNRGFFPREKLKHLQLERIERGRALMYIEMKTRERGIRIAEAASWKLVSPFMQSFAWEPRIYGEKFTSEISLEARQGESYVFEKLVVVATSREFVAEEMFKGTICKLKSFVRTGVVPEITAHLKAWNEKWKQADIVLIGDEKAQHAVRFNVYQLLINAPSRPAGIGAKFLSSEGYLGHVFWDTEIFILPFYVYNFPDVARNMLLYRYNTLDGAKKNALKMGCKGAKYAWESATTGEDVTPRFASKLERTIRLIYTGTEEDHIVSDVIYGVEKYFRVTGDDSFLVDYGFEMVFLTARFWASRVVEEGDHYEIRCVIGPDEFHEHVNNNAYTNFMVKWHLGLAVLLFKYMGRSYSGILDDLVAKIGLEREEVDVWLAISRKLRLTYDPQTRLFEQFDGYFSLKDYLVEKFDRKGHPVLPEGIDYSNIQSTRLIKQADVLIMMMLFPHSFSDEDKRANFDFYEKRTAHASSLSHCIHAMMGLSVGMRTRAYHYFMKTALFDLENLHENTALGIHAAAVGGTWQTVISGFGGFSIKSDRMVLKPWLPKKWESLSFCVQWRARTVEITIFHDRVALLVISDEKLLLPVTLYEKTWKIMTNKRYELPYCVVKR, encoded by the coding sequence ATGGTAAGTGGTTCTTTGCAGGAGGCTACGGATGACAGATTGGTGGTTAAGGCGTTGCTTGATCTTTCGGCGGAAGAGTGGCTGCTGAGGCGGAAGGGTTTTCGCAACAGTGAAAAGAGTGTACAGGTTAATGAGACGCTTTTGACCATCGGAAATGGTTATCTCAATATCCGGGGGAGTCTTGAGGAGTTGCCTCCCGGAAATGCCGGTGGTATGTATGTGGGGGGGATTTACGATAAATCTGAAGCTGATGTGGAGGAGTTGGTTAAGTGTCCTATGTGGACTGATGTGTCGGTCTGGAGTGATGGCTGTAAATTCTGTATGACTACTTGCAAGGTGCTCAGCCATGAGCAGATCCTTGATATGAAGAAAGGGGTGCTGCATCGGAGTACGACGCTTGTGAATCCTGCAGGCCAGATCGTGCGGCTGGAAACGGCTCGCCTTGTTTTCATGCATGATGTGCATCTGGGGTACATGATGGTAACGGTAACCCCGATCAATTTTTCCGGCCCGATCCGGGTTCTCAGTGGTTTGAACGGTGAGGTGTGCAACAGGGGCTTTTTCCCCCGTGAAAAGCTCAAACATCTGCAGCTTGAGAGAATCGAGCGTGGCCGGGCTTTGATGTATATCGAAATGAAAACCAGAGAGCGGGGTATACGGATTGCTGAAGCGGCTTCATGGAAGCTTGTTTCTCCTTTTATGCAGAGTTTTGCCTGGGAACCGAGGATTTATGGTGAGAAGTTCACCAGCGAAATAAGCCTTGAGGCCCGTCAGGGTGAGAGCTATGTTTTTGAGAAATTGGTTGTTGTTGCTACAAGCAGGGAGTTTGTGGCTGAAGAGATGTTCAAGGGTACAATCTGCAAATTGAAATCCTTTGTTCGCACTGGAGTGGTTCCTGAAATAACGGCTCATCTGAAGGCATGGAATGAAAAATGGAAGCAGGCGGACATTGTTCTTATAGGGGATGAGAAGGCTCAGCATGCAGTGCGTTTCAATGTCTATCAGTTGCTGATCAATGCGCCTTCCCGCCCTGCCGGTATTGGAGCAAAATTTCTGAGTTCCGAGGGTTATCTGGGTCATGTTTTCTGGGATACCGAGATTTTTATTCTTCCGTTCTATGTCTACAATTTTCCTGATGTTGCCCGGAATATGCTGTTATACCGTTACAATACTCTCGACGGGGCAAAGAAGAATGCGCTGAAAATGGGCTGTAAAGGGGCGAAGTATGCATGGGAGTCAGCAACGACCGGAGAGGATGTTACTCCGAGGTTTGCTTCAAAACTTGAGCGAACCATTCGGTTGATTTATACCGGCACAGAGGAGGATCATATTGTTTCTGATGTGATCTATGGTGTTGAAAAGTATTTTCGTGTCACTGGTGATGACAGTTTTCTTGTGGATTATGGATTTGAGATGGTCTTTCTTACGGCGAGATTCTGGGCATCGAGGGTTGTTGAGGAGGGCGATCATTATGAAATTCGTTGTGTCATTGGCCCTGACGAGTTTCATGAGCATGTCAACAATAATGCCTATACGAATTTTATGGTGAAATGGCATCTCGGGCTTGCTGTGCTGCTTTTCAAGTATATGGGCAGGAGCTATTCGGGAATTCTGGATGATCTTGTCGCCAAAATAGGGCTTGAGAGGGAGGAGGTGGATGTATGGCTGGCTATCAGCAGGAAACTCAGGCTCACCTATGATCCCCAAACAAGGCTTTTTGAGCAGTTTGACGGCTACTTTTCCCTGAAAGATTATCTCGTTGAGAAGTTTGACCGCAAGGGTCATCCTGTGCTTCCCGAGGGGATTGATTACAGCAATATACAGTCGACACGGTTGATCAAGCAGGCTGATGTTCTCATCATGATGATGCTCTTTCCCCATTCTTTCAGTGATGAGGATAAAAGAGCCAATTTTGATTTTTATGAGAAACGTACGGCGCATGCATCGTCACTGAGTCACTGTATTCATGCCATGATGGGCCTCTCTGTCGGGATGCGCACAAGGGCCTATCACTATTTTATGAAGACGGCGCTTTTTGATCTGGAGAATCTTCATGAAAACACGGCGCTGGGGATTCATGCGGCTGCGGTTGGCGGTACATGGCAGACGGTGATCTCGGGTTTCGGAGGTTTTTCGATAAAGTCTGACCGGATGGTGTTGAAACCGTGGCTGCCGAAAAAATGGGAAAGCCTTTCGTTTTGTGTACAGTGGAGGGCAAGAACCGTTGAAATTACCATTTTCCATGACAGGGTTGCATTGCTCGTCATTTCTGATGAAAAGCTGTTACTGCCTGTTACGCTCTACGAGAAAACCTGGAAGATTATGACGAACAAGCGATATGAACTTCCCTATTGTGTCGTGAAACGCTGA
- the trxA gene encoding thioredoxin, whose protein sequence is MSGKYLVATDLNFKTEILDSDKVALVDFWAAWCGPCMMLGPVIEELAGDFEGKAVIAKLNVDENPNTAAQYGIRSIPSLLVFKNGQVVDQMLGAMPKNIIAKKIDEHIG, encoded by the coding sequence ATGAGTGGAAAATATCTTGTGGCAACCGACCTGAATTTCAAAACAGAGATTCTTGATTCTGATAAAGTTGCGCTGGTTGATTTCTGGGCTGCCTGGTGTGGACCGTGCATGATGCTTGGACCCGTTATTGAGGAGCTTGCCGGTGATTTTGAGGGAAAGGCTGTCATTGCAAAACTCAATGTTGACGAGAATCCCAATACTGCTGCACAGTACGGAATCAGAAGCATTCCTTCCCTGCTTGTTTTTAAAAATGGACAGGTTGTTGATCAGATGCTTGGAGCTATGCCGAAAAACATCATTGCCAAGAAAATCGACGAGCATATCGGTTGA
- a CDS encoding type II toxin-antitoxin system RelE/ParE family toxin: protein MDISFEGKDLRKYANDDRLAVRKLGSRRAELFKQRLDDLRAAETLEDVRHLPGRYHELKNNRKGQWACDLDQPYRLIFEPHENPVPETDHGQYIWLKIRGVEIVEIENYHKEG, encoded by the coding sequence ATGGACATTTCGTTTGAGGGTAAAGATCTGAGGAAATATGCAAATGATGATCGTTTGGCAGTGCGTAAACTTGGGTCGAGAAGAGCGGAGCTTTTCAAGCAACGGCTCGATGATCTGAGAGCAGCAGAAACTCTTGAAGATGTCCGCCACCTCCCGGGACGATATCATGAATTGAAAAATAATCGTAAAGGTCAATGGGCATGTGATCTGGATCAGCCTTACAGGTTAATCTTTGAACCTCATGAAAACCCTGTTCCTGAGACTGATCATGGTCAATATATCTGGCTAAAAATAAGGGGAGTTGAGATCGTTGAGATAGAAAATTATCACAAAGAGGGTTGA
- the trxA gene encoding thioredoxin: MSGKYLVATDLNFKSEVLDSDKVVLVDFWAVWCGPCMMLGPVIEELAADYADRAVIAKLNVDENSATAAKYGIRSIPSLLIYKNGVVVDQMLGAMPKNMIAKKLDEYIAS; this comes from the coding sequence ATGAGCGGAAAATATCTTGTGGCAACTGATCTGAATTTCAAGTCGGAGGTTCTTGATTCTGATAAAGTTGTGTTGGTTGATTTCTGGGCAGTCTGGTGTGGTCCTTGCATGATGCTTGGTCCTGTTATTGAAGAGCTTGCCGCTGATTATGCGGACAGGGCTGTTATTGCAAAACTCAATGTTGACGAGAATTCTGCTACTGCGGCCAAGTATGGTATCAGAAGTATTCCGTCTCTGCTTATCTATAAAAATGGTGTGGTTGTTGATCAGATGTTGGGGGCGATGCCGAAAAATATGATTGCCAAAAAACTTGATGAGTATATTGCCTCATAG
- the trxB gene encoding thioredoxin-disulfide reductase: MESNVRDIIIMGTGPAGYTSAIYMGRANLKPLVIEGFQPGGQLMITTEIENFPGFPEGIRGPELMAKMREQAAKFGTEFVGGSVTEVDLSRSPFCLTLEDGQEFLTHALIVATGANAKWLGIDSESRYRGKGVSACATCDGFFFRDCKVFVVGGGDTAMEEALYLTKFASHVTLVHRREEFRSSKIMSLRTRKNPKISMMLNEVVDEILGDGQKVTGIRLKNVLTGELTEHPCDGVFLAIGHAPNSGLFKDQLDLDDYGYIKTKKSSTETNVPGVFACGDVQDFTYRQAVTAVGTGCMAAVDAERFLETIR, encoded by the coding sequence ATGGAGAGTAACGTTCGCGATATCATCATCATGGGAACTGGCCCTGCCGGGTATACATCGGCTATTTATATGGGTCGGGCAAATCTCAAGCCTCTGGTCATTGAAGGGTTTCAGCCGGGTGGTCAACTGATGATCACGACAGAGATTGAGAATTTTCCGGGTTTTCCTGAAGGTATCCGTGGTCCGGAACTTATGGCGAAAATGCGCGAACAGGCTGCAAAGTTCGGGACGGAGTTTGTTGGTGGCAGCGTCACTGAGGTTGACCTTTCAAGAAGCCCGTTTTGTTTGACTCTTGAAGATGGGCAGGAGTTTTTGACTCATGCGCTTATTGTTGCCACCGGAGCTAATGCCAAATGGCTGGGCATAGACTCGGAATCTCGTTATCGGGGAAAGGGTGTATCGGCGTGTGCGACCTGTGACGGATTTTTCTTCAGGGATTGCAAGGTCTTTGTGGTTGGCGGAGGCGATACGGCAATGGAGGAGGCTCTCTATCTGACGAAATTTGCTTCTCATGTAACTCTTGTGCATCGCCGTGAAGAGTTTCGTTCATCGAAAATAATGAGTCTGCGTACCCGGAAAAACCCGAAAATCAGTATGATGCTCAATGAGGTTGTTGATGAAATTCTCGGGGATGGGCAAAAGGTAACCGGAATCAGACTGAAAAATGTTCTGACGGGTGAGCTTACCGAGCATCCCTGCGATGGGGTTTTTCTTGCGATTGGTCATGCGCCAAATTCCGGGCTCTTCAAGGATCAGCTTGATTTGGATGATTATGGCTATATAAAAACCAAAAAGTCATCGACCGAAACCAATGTGCCGGGTGTTTTTGCCTGCGGAGATGTTCAGGACTTTACTTACCGGCAGGCAGTTACTGCTGTTGGTACCGGTTGTATGGCGGCTGTTGATGCCGAGCGGTTCCTTGAAACGATACGTTGA
- a CDS encoding leucine-rich repeat domain-containing protein: MEQNTYNQCPVCGYPLTMQSAVCARCGNDILEDISSLDQQSQEFHHQNIEEKKAAWYTRCLTEKLNVSTNDPASCGAKSHQESARQSFTRTDEIAYLDSISRAELLKESNARKKWWNALTADWKEIVKTTLKVVRDPSDQELLDFLETTHLRCDNRRIHNLLPLRVLEHLQQLRCDESPVENLDPLQHLEKLRRLYAFDCDFSSLEPLRHLAGLKLLWISSTKITSLEPISNLLNLEELYCSETVIDDLSPLKKLIKLEKLSCYKTEISSLEPLTDLENLIELGIDNSNVIDITPLSKLRSLEYLRCNKTGIKDIEALRELSDLRELSLANTPLSNIDPLEELANLEELDLSNTAISSIAPLMHLQNLEKIELSAGRIPQEELERFIELHPECEVLLKA, encoded by the coding sequence TTGGAGCAAAATACCTACAATCAATGCCCTGTCTGTGGCTATCCCCTCACCATGCAAAGTGCGGTATGCGCTCGGTGCGGTAATGACATTCTTGAAGATATCTCCTCCCTTGACCAGCAATCCCAGGAATTTCACCATCAAAACATTGAGGAAAAAAAAGCTGCGTGGTATACCCGCTGCCTAACCGAAAAGCTCAATGTCAGCACCAACGATCCAGCCTCATGCGGCGCAAAATCTCATCAGGAAAGCGCACGACAGAGCTTCACCCGAACGGATGAAATTGCCTACCTTGACAGCATCTCCAGAGCCGAACTCCTGAAAGAGTCTAACGCACGAAAAAAATGGTGGAACGCCCTCACCGCTGACTGGAAGGAGATTGTCAAAACAACCCTGAAAGTTGTTCGTGATCCCTCCGACCAGGAGCTGCTTGACTTCCTTGAAACAACCCACCTCCGTTGCGATAATCGTCGAATCCATAATCTCCTGCCTCTTCGCGTCCTTGAACATCTCCAACAGCTCCGCTGCGACGAGTCACCCGTCGAAAATCTCGACCCGCTTCAGCACCTCGAAAAACTGCGGCGCCTCTACGCATTCGACTGCGACTTTTCATCACTGGAACCCCTGCGTCACCTTGCCGGGCTGAAGCTCCTCTGGATCTCAAGCACCAAGATCACCTCACTTGAACCCATCAGCAACCTGCTCAATCTTGAAGAGCTCTACTGTTCCGAAACCGTCATCGATGACCTCTCCCCGCTCAAAAAGCTCATCAAACTCGAAAAACTCAGTTGCTACAAAACAGAAATCTCCTCGCTTGAACCACTCACAGATCTCGAAAATCTCATAGAACTCGGCATCGACAACTCAAACGTCATCGATATAACGCCGCTCTCCAAACTCAGAAGTCTTGAATACCTCCGCTGCAACAAAACCGGTATCAAGGATATTGAAGCACTCAGAGAGCTTTCCGATCTTCGTGAACTGAGCCTTGCAAACACGCCGCTCAGCAATATAGACCCCCTCGAAGAGCTCGCCAACCTTGAAGAGCTTGATCTGTCGAACACCGCCATCAGCTCCATCGCCCCCCTCATGCATCTTCAGAACCTCGAAAAGATAGAACTTTCAGCAGGCAGGATTCCCCAGGAAGAGCTTGAACGATTCATTGAACTCCACCCGGAGTGCGAAGTACTTTTGAAAGCATAG
- a CDS encoding DNA polymerase III subunit alpha, giving the protein MDFIHLHAHTHYSMQSSPIFPDEIFSAAVKFGMKSVAVTDYCAMFNMPELFSEAKSAGIKLIIGSELLLLETDAHQHSRIPVSPSLVLLVQNDAGYRNLCILLSRAAREGFVNGMPHIESRLLESCHEGLIALSAYSAGRIGRALLAGATDEAETFAAYYKQIFGDRFYLELQRHNTPFDDKLNEQTIALAEKLGIELVATNNVHYLERKDADCYRAMVANRTKEKLSNQNLQALAGSDHYLKSSGEMSALFSDAHRELSNTALIAGKCSYSFSDKEPILPHFPLPEGFESEFAYLRHLTLEGAKEKYADADADGISAEDVRARIELELGVIEKMGFSSYFLIVSDLIAASRRLGYSVGPGRGSAAGSIVAYLTGITRIDPLKYKLLFERFLNPERSSMPDIDIDFTPVGKQKVLEYTVEKYGTESVAKVIAIGTFAAKAAIRDAGRVLEVPLPLVDKLAKLVPVKPGITLEKALSEAKEMQQFAESTPELRELIRYARALEGRARNVSMHAGAVVITDGRLEEQVPLYVSNKIETEVRKFADEIDLDEPDHVRGKASDGSEEKQVVTQFDKNWIETSGLLKIDYLGLETLAVIDETLKMIKRRHNLDIELEKVPMNDRKTFRIFQEGKMAGIFQFESSGMQSYMTRLQPTQIGDIIAMSALYRPGALNARIDEKRNAVDLFVDRKHGREAIDYMHPMLETILKETYGVIVYQEQVMQISQVMGGFSLAKADNLRKAMGKKKPEIMEKYKADFVQGAIKQGVHDTLATRVFELMAEFAGYGFNKSHSAAYGVLAYWTGYLKAHYTIEFVTAVLNSEIGDIERMKHLTDEAKSFGISTLPPSINKSDALFAVEDAGGRSFIRVGLSAIKQVGAAARAVVTSRLRRKRDFVNLFDLAASVDLRVMNRKALECLILSGAFDEIDQHRARLLANVDKAFKFGQMQNRSVTLGQCGFFTAEEGAELEEAHYPDMDAAEMMPEAEKLLHEKKLVGFYLSHHPLSPYRRDWQAFATLQLDAKEVVAAKQYKVLGLIVSVKPYQDRKGKQMLFGIIEDFTGKADFTVFASLYEQYGHLIKPEEVLMLVAEGEVSGGMLKLLVREIIPIKKVRNALVKKVVLKVDADDQLQMEKLGRVKKIFDANKGGTPVEFEVKAQSGENIETISIFARSTPIDAGESTIEKLEEVLGPDNVRISG; this is encoded by the coding sequence ATGGATTTTATACATTTACATGCTCATACGCATTATTCGATGCAGAGCAGTCCAATTTTTCCGGATGAAATTTTTTCTGCTGCGGTAAAGTTTGGCATGAAGAGTGTTGCGGTTACCGATTATTGCGCAATGTTCAATATGCCGGAGCTGTTCAGTGAGGCAAAAAGTGCCGGGATCAAGCTCATTATCGGCAGCGAGTTGTTACTGCTTGAAACCGATGCTCACCAGCATAGTCGTATTCCTGTCTCTCCTTCGCTGGTGCTTCTGGTTCAGAATGATGCGGGATATCGCAATCTCTGTATTCTGCTTTCACGTGCGGCGAGGGAGGGGTTTGTTAATGGTATGCCGCATATTGAAAGCCGTCTGCTTGAAAGCTGTCATGAGGGTCTGATTGCTCTTTCTGCTTATTCTGCAGGAAGAATAGGTCGGGCGCTTCTTGCCGGGGCCACGGATGAAGCTGAAACGTTTGCGGCCTACTATAAACAGATTTTTGGGGATCGCTTCTATCTGGAATTGCAGCGCCATAATACCCCTTTTGATGACAAGCTTAATGAGCAGACAATTGCCCTGGCGGAAAAATTAGGGATTGAACTTGTCGCTACCAACAATGTCCACTATCTCGAAAGAAAGGATGCTGACTGTTACCGGGCGATGGTTGCCAACCGCACCAAGGAGAAGCTCTCGAACCAGAATCTCCAGGCTCTTGCAGGAAGCGACCATTATCTGAAATCTTCCGGGGAGATGAGCGCTCTCTTCAGTGATGCACATCGGGAGCTGAGTAATACGGCGCTGATTGCCGGGAAATGTTCTTACAGTTTCAGTGACAAAGAGCCTATTTTGCCCCATTTTCCTCTTCCTGAGGGGTTTGAGAGCGAGTTTGCCTATCTCCGTCATCTGACACTGGAGGGGGCAAAGGAGAAGTATGCTGACGCGGATGCTGATGGTATCAGCGCTGAGGATGTCCGCGCGAGAATCGAGCTTGAGCTTGGTGTGATCGAAAAGATGGGGTTCAGTTCCTATTTTCTTATTGTCAGTGATCTTATTGCGGCTTCCCGGCGTCTTGGCTACTCTGTAGGACCGGGAAGGGGATCGGCTGCCGGGAGCATTGTTGCCTATCTGACTGGTATTACACGGATCGACCCGCTCAAATACAAGTTGCTGTTCGAGCGGTTTTTAAATCCCGAGCGTTCCTCAATGCCGGATATCGATATCGATTTTACCCCTGTCGGCAAGCAGAAGGTGCTTGAGTATACCGTTGAAAAATATGGTACGGAGAGTGTCGCAAAGGTTATTGCGATTGGTACTTTTGCTGCCAAGGCGGCTATCAGGGATGCTGGAAGGGTGTTGGAGGTTCCGCTGCCCCTGGTCGACAAACTGGCTAAACTGGTGCCTGTCAAGCCGGGTATTACGCTTGAAAAGGCATTGAGTGAAGCGAAGGAGATGCAGCAGTTTGCCGAAAGCACGCCGGAACTCCGAGAGTTGATCCGCTATGCCCGTGCTCTTGAAGGGAGGGCGCGGAATGTTTCCATGCATGCGGGCGCTGTTGTGATTACTGACGGGCGGCTTGAGGAGCAGGTTCCGCTTTATGTTTCAAACAAGATTGAAACTGAGGTGCGTAAATTTGCTGATGAGATTGATCTTGATGAACCCGATCATGTCAGGGGAAAGGCTTCTGACGGCAGCGAGGAGAAGCAGGTTGTTACCCAGTTTGACAAGAACTGGATTGAAACATCCGGACTGCTCAAGATTGATTATCTCGGACTTGAAACCCTGGCGGTTATTGATGAAACGCTCAAGATGATCAAGCGGCGCCACAACCTTGATATTGAGCTTGAAAAAGTTCCCATGAACGATCGCAAAACGTTCAGGATTTTTCAGGAGGGGAAGATGGCCGGTATTTTCCAGTTTGAGTCGTCGGGGATGCAGAGCTATATGACACGCCTTCAGCCGACACAGATTGGTGATATCATCGCCATGAGCGCACTCTATCGTCCGGGGGCCCTTAATGCAAGAATTGATGAGAAGCGGAATGCTGTCGATCTTTTTGTTGATCGCAAGCATGGCCGTGAGGCGATTGATTACATGCATCCCATGCTTGAGACGATTTTGAAAGAGACCTACGGCGTTATTGTCTATCAGGAGCAGGTGATGCAGATATCTCAGGTTATGGGTGGTTTTTCTCTTGCAAAGGCGGATAATCTGCGCAAGGCGATGGGAAAAAAGAAGCCTGAAATTATGGAGAAGTACAAGGCTGATTTTGTTCAGGGAGCCATCAAGCAGGGGGTACACGATACACTTGCCACAAGGGTTTTTGAACTTATGGCTGAGTTTGCCGGTTATGGGTTCAATAAAAGCCATTCGGCGGCTTACGGGGTGCTTGCATACTGGACGGGGTATCTGAAAGCTCATTACACGATTGAGTTTGTGACGGCTGTCCTGAACAGCGAAATTGGTGATATTGAGCGGATGAAACATTTGACCGATGAGGCCAAAAGTTTCGGTATTTCGACGCTGCCACCCTCGATCAATAAAAGTGATGCGCTTTTTGCGGTTGAAGATGCTGGCGGACGTTCGTTTATCCGTGTGGGGTTGAGCGCCATCAAGCAGGTTGGTGCGGCTGCAAGGGCGGTTGTTACTTCAAGGCTTCGCAGAAAGCGTGATTTTGTGAATTTGTTTGATCTGGCGGCATCGGTCGATTTGAGGGTCATGAATCGCAAGGCGCTGGAGTGTCTGATTCTTTCGGGGGCATTTGACGAGATCGACCAGCATCGTGCCCGCCTTCTTGCCAATGTTGACAAGGCGTTTAAATTCGGACAGATGCAGAATCGCTCCGTGACGCTGGGGCAGTGTGGCTTTTTTACTGCTGAGGAGGGGGCGGAGCTTGAGGAGGCGCACTATCCTGACATGGATGCAGCCGAGATGATGCCCGAGGCTGAAAAGCTGTTGCATGAAAAGAAACTGGTCGGTTTTTACCTGAGCCATCATCCACTTTCACCCTATCGTCGTGACTGGCAGGCTTTTGCAACGCTGCAGCTTGATGCCAAGGAGGTTGTTGCGGCAAAACAGTATAAGGTACTTGGTCTCATTGTATCGGTGAAACCCTATCAGGACCGCAAAGGCAAGCAGATGCTTTTTGGCATTATTGAAGATTTTACCGGCAAAGCGGATTTTACGGTCTTTGCCAGTCTTTATGAGCAGTATGGCCATTTGATAAAACCTGAAGAGGTCTTGATGCTCGTTGCTGAAGGAGAGGTGAGTGGAGGTATGCTTAAATTGCTTGTCCGCGAGATTATTCCGATCAAGAAGGTAAGGAACGCTCTCGTTAAAAAAGTTGTCCTTAAAGTAGATGCTGATGATCAGTTGCAGATGGAAAAACTTGGCAGGGTTAAAAAAATTTTTGATGCGAACAAGGGTGGAACACCGGTCGAGTTTGAGGTAAAAGCGCAGTCTGGCGAAAATATTGAGACGATCAGTATTTTTGCCCGGAGTACTCCTATCGATGCCGGGGAGAGCACTATTGAAAAGCTTGAGGAGGTTCTTGGCCCCGATAATGTGAGGATTTCCGGGTAG
- a CDS encoding HigA family addiction module antitoxin has translation MSKRNEYIPQTVTHPGLTLREKLVELGMSQKEFAVRTGKPEQTIVKVINGESSLTPDMAVQFESVLAIPANFWLKRQQNYDEAVAREKRRDLFISGIDWARSFPCAKMTQLGWLPKTEEEEQQVEALLCFFGISGHQAWEDFYCGLKLKVSFRISLAHSREPFAISAWLRQGELEAAKLVAPSFNAKTFKTNLGSIKKVMAGHPDDFFPLLQQLCLEAGVKVVYTPCLPKAPIHGSTRWLHDNIPLIQLSARYDQNDRFWFTFFHEAGHILLHGRKYISLEDDCFDAEDKAKEDQADAFAVRWTFSEEEERAVIESGALTESEIIDFAQKFGTHPAMIIGRFNHKKLLPYHIGRHFIQPVHFD, from the coding sequence ATGTCGAAGCGTAATGAATATATCCCGCAAACGGTGACCCATCCCGGGCTGACGTTACGGGAAAAGCTGGTTGAACTGGGTATGAGCCAGAAAGAATTTGCCGTGCGTACCGGAAAACCAGAGCAGACCATTGTCAAAGTTATCAATGGAGAGAGCTCTCTTACTCCCGATATGGCGGTGCAGTTTGAATCAGTACTTGCCATCCCCGCCAATTTCTGGCTGAAGAGGCAGCAGAACTATGATGAAGCGGTTGCAAGGGAAAAACGCCGGGATCTATTCATCTCTGGAATTGATTGGGCTCGTTCATTTCCCTGCGCGAAAATGACTCAACTGGGTTGGTTGCCAAAAACCGAAGAGGAGGAGCAACAAGTTGAGGCGCTCTTATGTTTTTTTGGAATTTCCGGCCATCAGGCCTGGGAAGACTTTTATTGTGGTCTCAAGCTGAAGGTGAGCTTTCGAATATCGTTAGCCCACTCTCGTGAGCCCTTTGCAATTTCTGCATGGCTTCGTCAAGGTGAGTTGGAGGCTGCGAAGCTCGTTGCCCCTTCGTTTAATGCAAAAACGTTTAAAACAAATCTTGGAAGCATCAAAAAAGTCATGGCAGGGCATCCTGATGATTTTTTCCCGCTTCTGCAGCAGCTCTGTTTAGAGGCGGGGGTAAAGGTTGTTTACACACCGTGTCTGCCGAAAGCCCCGATTCATGGTTCAACCCGCTGGTTGCACGATAACATCCCATTGATTCAACTCTCAGCACGGTATGACCAGAATGACCGATTCTGGTTTACCTTTTTTCATGAAGCAGGCCATATTCTTTTGCACGGCAGAAAATATATATCACTGGAAGATGATTGTTTCGATGCAGAGGATAAGGCGAAAGAAGATCAAGCGGATGCTTTTGCCGTACGATGGACTTTTTCTGAAGAAGAGGAGCGGGCTGTTATTGAGTCTGGAGCATTGACGGAAAGCGAGATCATTGATTTTGCACAAAAATTCGGCACACATCCAGCTATGATCATAGGACGATTCAATCATAAAAAATTGCTTCCTTACCACATTGGTCGTCACTTTATTCAGCCTGTTCATTTTGACTGA